In one window of Paraflavitalea soli DNA:
- a CDS encoding nitrilase family protein — translation MNNLKIATAQFENKSGDKAYNLSVIDQLAAKAASQGAQAVAFHECSITGYTFARQLSKEQMLAIAEPIPDGESIKALQAIAAKHNIAILAGLFEKDDQDNLFKAYVCVDKNGLIAKYRKLHPFINPYLTPGDQYCVFDLYGWKCGILICYDNNIVENVRATRLLGAQVIFMPHVTMCTPSTRPGAGFVSPSLWENREADPTSLRLEFDGMKGRDWLMKWLPARAYDNAIYAVFSNPIGMDDDQLKNGCSMIIDPFGDVIAECRTLGDDIITATLTPEKLTQAGGHRYIKARRPELYRDIIGQEHLSEQKVVWLDDKV, via the coding sequence ATGAACAACTTAAAAATAGCCACCGCACAATTTGAAAATAAAAGCGGCGACAAAGCATACAACCTTTCTGTCATTGATCAACTTGCTGCAAAAGCAGCATCACAAGGCGCTCAGGCAGTAGCTTTTCATGAATGTTCCATCACCGGCTATACTTTTGCCCGCCAGCTTTCCAAAGAACAAATGCTGGCCATTGCAGAACCCATACCAGATGGGGAGAGCATTAAAGCATTGCAGGCCATCGCCGCCAAACATAATATAGCCATCCTGGCCGGCCTGTTTGAAAAAGACGATCAGGACAACCTGTTCAAAGCCTATGTATGCGTTGATAAGAATGGACTGATTGCCAAATACAGGAAACTACATCCCTTTATCAATCCTTACCTCACACCGGGCGACCAATACTGTGTATTTGACCTCTACGGCTGGAAATGCGGTATCCTCATCTGCTACGACAACAATATCGTTGAAAACGTAAGAGCTACCCGACTGCTGGGTGCCCAGGTGATCTTTATGCCGCATGTAACCATGTGTACTCCCTCCACCCGTCCCGGCGCAGGTTTTGTATCGCCCTCCCTTTGGGAGAACCGCGAAGCAGACCCCACTTCCCTGCGTCTCGAATTTGATGGCATGAAAGGACGCGACTGGCTCATGAAATGGTTACCCGCACGCGCTTATGACAATGCCATATATGCTGTTTTCTCCAACCCTATCGGCATGGATGATGACCAGCTAAAGAACGGCTGCTCCATGATCATTGATCCTTTTGGCGATGTCATTGCAGAATGCCGCACCCTGGGCGATGATATCATCACCGCCACCCTCACCCCTGAAAAACTCACCCAGGCAGGCGGCCACCGTTATATCAAAGCCCGCCGGCCTGAATTATACCGCGATATTATCGGCCAGGAGCATCTATCGGAGCAAAAAGTGGTATGGCTGGATGACAAAGTTTAA